A DNA window from Bdellovibrio sp. BCCA contains the following coding sequences:
- a CDS encoding TMEM175 family protein, with protein sequence MTKGRLEAFSDGVLAIIITIMVLELKVPHEGSLEALRPLVPVFCSYVLSFIYVGIYWNNHHNMFHSIQHVNGKVLWANLHLLFWLSLIPVVTAWMGEHPQKNWPVAMYGAVLFFAGIAYYILTRALLSTGKNTEFAKALGTDFKGKISVVIYAIAIALSFWMHWVSYALYIAVACLWFIPDKRFEH encoded by the coding sequence ATGACCAAGGGAAGACTTGAAGCATTTAGCGACGGAGTTTTAGCAATCATTATCACCATTATGGTGTTGGAGTTAAAGGTTCCGCATGAGGGATCTCTGGAGGCTCTTCGCCCACTGGTTCCGGTCTTTTGCAGTTATGTCTTAAGTTTTATTTACGTCGGTATTTATTGGAACAATCATCACAACATGTTTCATTCAATTCAACACGTGAATGGAAAAGTGTTGTGGGCTAATTTGCATTTGCTCTTCTGGTTGTCGCTGATTCCTGTGGTCACAGCTTGGATGGGTGAGCATCCCCAAAAAAATTGGCCGGTGGCAATGTATGGCGCTGTTTTGTTCTTTGCGGGAATTGCCTATTATATTTTGACTCGAGCTTTACTTAGCACGGGGAAAAACACGGAATTTGCCAAAGCACTGGGAACAGACTTCAAAGGAAAAATCTCCGTCGTCATTTACGCTATTGCCATTGCTCTCTCATTTTGGATGCACTGGGTTTCATACGCGCTCTACATCGCCGTGGCCTGTCTCTGGTTCATCCCCGACAAACGCTTCGAACACTAA
- a CDS encoding complex I 24 kDa subunit family protein produces the protein MFKLSDQGLAEVKKELNRYEAKDSAIIPSLYIAQKENNGFITPDIIRHLSQVMDIPEARINEVFKFYTMFNQKPVGKYHVQVCTNISCALEGGREMAKHICHELGVKFDEVTSDGRFTVSKVECLGSCGTAPMMQVNDTYHEKLTPETAMNLLRGMK, from the coding sequence ATGTTTAAACTAAGTGATCAAGGCTTGGCCGAAGTAAAAAAAGAACTCAATCGCTACGAAGCGAAAGATTCTGCGATCATTCCAAGCTTGTATATTGCGCAAAAAGAAAACAACGGATTCATCACTCCGGATATCATCCGTCACTTGTCTCAGGTGATGGATATTCCTGAAGCTCGTATCAACGAAGTTTTCAAATTCTATACAATGTTCAACCAAAAGCCTGTGGGTAAATACCACGTTCAAGTGTGCACGAATATTTCCTGTGCTCTTGAAGGCGGTCGTGAGATGGCGAAGCACATCTGCCACGAGTTGGGCGTGAAATTTGACGAAGTGACTTCAGATGGTCGTTTCACAGTTTCTAAAGTGGAGTGCTTGGGTTCTTGCGGAACCGCTCCAATGATGCAAGTGAACGACACTTATCATGAGAAACTCACTCCAGAGACAGCGATGAATCTGCTAAGAGGTATGAAATAA
- a CDS encoding NuoI/complex I 23 kDa subunit family protein — MSVMQNNSEKSKWYLPGVLGGLSITMKHLLKNLFNQKKMMTLNYPEEKYEYSPRFKGNHVLTVKKDGSLRCTACMLCATNCPAECIKITAAEHNDPSVEKYPISYEIDILRCVFCGFCEEACPVDAIRLGPEWQTPAVNGANFIYDINYLAYRPNLKGGIQTHVDDEERNKAGI, encoded by the coding sequence ATGAGCGTAATGCAAAACAACTCCGAAAAGTCGAAGTGGTATTTGCCAGGGGTGCTGGGTGGTCTTTCGATCACAATGAAGCACTTGCTGAAGAACCTCTTTAATCAAAAGAAGATGATGACTTTGAACTACCCAGAGGAGAAGTATGAATACTCTCCTCGCTTCAAAGGAAATCACGTTCTGACTGTTAAAAAAGACGGTTCTCTTCGTTGCACAGCTTGTATGTTGTGCGCGACAAACTGCCCGGCAGAATGTATCAAAATCACAGCGGCAGAACATAATGATCCAAGCGTTGAAAAATATCCGATCAGCTACGAGATCGATATCCTTCGCTGCGTATTCTGCGGTTTCTGCGAAGAAGCCTGCCCAGTAGACGCAATCCGCTTGGGACCTGAATGGCAAACACCTGCTGTGAACGGTGCTAACTTCATCTACGACATCAACTACTTGGCATACCGTCCAAACCTAAAAGGCGGCATCCAAACTCACGTCGACGACGAAGAAAGAAACAAAGCCGGCATCTAG
- the nuoF gene encoding NADH-quinone oxidoreductase subunit NuoF, producing MAEVKILTEFYHLPEYQTLAGYKAKGGYETLPKALKMQPQQIIDEVKASGLRGRGGAGFPTGMKWGFLPKNGEPRYLLCNADEGEPGTFKDRMMMERAPHQLIEGMIISAFAIGSNKGYIYVRGEYVYPIECLYKAIKEAYAAGLLGKNILGSGFDFDLDVYRGAGAYICGEETGMISSLEGLKGQPKLKPPFPAVQGYLRKPTIVNNVETLAAVTYIIKDGAQTYRKHGTEKSAGTKLFSVSGNVMKPGNYEVPLGYPLMDLIMKECGGMKPGRRLKAIIPGGSSAPVLTAEEVAKANLDYESLAGLGTMLGSGAVIVMDDSQCMVDMLGVLTHFYAHESCGQCTPCREGTGWLDKILHSILEGRGRLQDIDLLIKVADNMKGKTICALSDAAALPVLSFVTKFRDEFEFYVREGRSKVKGTTYAEMHH from the coding sequence ATGGCTGAAGTAAAAATACTTACAGAATTCTATCACTTGCCTGAGTATCAAACTTTGGCTGGTTACAAAGCTAAAGGCGGTTATGAAACTTTGCCGAAAGCTTTGAAAATGCAACCTCAGCAAATCATCGACGAAGTGAAGGCTTCAGGTCTTCGCGGTCGTGGTGGCGCGGGTTTCCCAACGGGAATGAAATGGGGATTCTTGCCGAAAAACGGTGAGCCTCGTTACCTTCTTTGCAACGCCGATGAAGGGGAGCCTGGAACATTTAAAGACCGTATGATGATGGAGCGCGCTCCTCATCAATTGATCGAAGGTATGATTATTTCTGCTTTCGCGATCGGTTCTAATAAAGGTTATATCTACGTTCGTGGTGAATACGTTTACCCGATTGAATGCTTGTATAAAGCTATCAAAGAAGCGTATGCAGCGGGCCTTCTTGGTAAAAACATTTTGGGTTCAGGTTTTGACTTTGATCTTGATGTTTACCGTGGCGCCGGCGCTTACATCTGCGGTGAAGAAACTGGAATGATTTCTTCTTTGGAAGGCTTGAAAGGCCAACCAAAATTGAAGCCCCCATTCCCAGCGGTTCAAGGTTACTTGCGTAAACCAACAATCGTAAACAACGTGGAAACTTTGGCGGCTGTGACTTACATCATTAAAGATGGCGCACAGACTTACCGCAAACACGGCACTGAGAAATCTGCGGGAACAAAATTGTTCTCTGTTTCTGGTAACGTGATGAAGCCTGGTAACTACGAAGTTCCACTCGGTTATCCTTTGATGGATTTGATCATGAAAGAGTGCGGAGGCATGAAACCAGGTCGCCGTTTGAAAGCGATCATTCCTGGTGGCTCTTCAGCTCCTGTCTTGACAGCGGAAGAAGTGGCGAAAGCCAATCTGGATTACGAATCATTGGCGGGACTTGGCACAATGTTGGGTTCAGGCGCGGTGATCGTGATGGATGATTCTCAATGTATGGTTGATATGTTGGGAGTTTTGACTCACTTCTACGCTCACGAATCTTGCGGTCAGTGCACTCCTTGCCGTGAAGGTACAGGATGGCTTGATAAGATTCTTCACTCGATCTTGGAAGGCCGTGGCCGTCTTCAAGATATCGATTTGTTGATCAAAGTCGCTGACAACATGAAAGGTAAAACAATCTGCGCTCTTTCAGACGCTGCTGCTTTACCTGTATTGAGCTTTGTAACTAAATTTAGAGATGAATTTGAATTCTACGTTCGTGAAGGACGCTCGAAAGTAAAAGGAACGACATATGCCGAAATGCACCATTAA
- a CDS encoding 2Fe-2S iron-sulfur cluster-binding protein has protein sequence MPKCTINGKEVEVKEGTSIIEAMQQSGDRIAHYCWHPGLSVAGVCRLCMVEIEGNPRVQIACNTMVTEGMKINNTSEKVRDAVKWGLDFHLINHPLDCPICDQAGECGLQDQYMEYGKYDPEMAEHKQKKHKVVDLGPTVVLDSERCILCSRCVRFTEEVSKTNELGLFNRGDRTEIGTHDGMPLDNKYSLNTVDICPVGALTSKDFRFRQRVWYLKDAETICNGCSTGCNVKVYYNKEGFFRVKPVYNEKVNGYWMCDEGRDIYKFVNREHRLLKAQVRNASGWTEMTAGAAAKNASEVLKNTSGDSLALVLTAQYTVEEFDAIVSTFVNEFKTKKVFFWINNKETFDSFDGLLLRGDKNPNTKGLLKVLEKHGITATWADLSQGIASGSIKTVVVAGPENQVVFPDFAERVKELSKAHNLIWLQAGKNDALMALAGNVWLIPTKTFVEKDGTFINQAGLEQKFKKVTTVVSEALTLTEAALLLAGKNLAIPTTAQPFMPTNQRADQVELEARKKNEFVFRRGSL, from the coding sequence ATGCCGAAATGCACCATTAATGGCAAAGAAGTCGAAGTAAAAGAAGGCACGTCGATCATCGAAGCCATGCAACAGTCTGGCGATCGTATCGCTCACTATTGCTGGCATCCAGGATTGTCAGTGGCCGGCGTATGCCGTCTTTGCATGGTGGAGATCGAAGGAAATCCACGCGTTCAAATCGCATGTAACACGATGGTTACTGAAGGTATGAAGATCAACAACACATCCGAGAAAGTTCGCGATGCTGTGAAGTGGGGACTTGATTTCCATTTGATCAACCATCCTTTGGATTGCCCTATCTGTGACCAAGCCGGTGAGTGTGGTCTTCAAGACCAATACATGGAGTACGGTAAGTACGATCCAGAAATGGCTGAACACAAACAAAAGAAACACAAAGTTGTCGATCTAGGACCTACAGTGGTTTTGGATTCTGAAAGATGTATTTTGTGCTCTCGCTGTGTTCGTTTCACAGAGGAAGTTTCTAAAACTAATGAACTAGGTCTTTTCAACCGTGGTGACCGTACTGAAATCGGTACGCACGACGGCATGCCTTTGGATAACAAATATTCACTGAACACCGTGGATATCTGCCCAGTAGGTGCTTTGACTTCCAAAGACTTCCGTTTCCGTCAGCGCGTTTGGTATCTCAAAGATGCTGAAACTATTTGTAACGGCTGCTCTACGGGTTGCAACGTGAAAGTATACTACAACAAGGAAGGTTTCTTCCGTGTGAAGCCTGTATACAACGAAAAAGTAAACGGTTACTGGATGTGCGATGAAGGTCGTGACATCTATAAGTTTGTGAACCGTGAACACCGCCTGTTGAAAGCGCAAGTTCGCAATGCTTCCGGCTGGACAGAAATGACAGCAGGGGCGGCGGCGAAAAATGCTTCTGAAGTTTTGAAAAACACTTCAGGTGATTCATTGGCTTTGGTTTTGACGGCGCAATACACAGTTGAAGAATTCGACGCGATTGTTTCTACATTCGTAAATGAATTTAAAACTAAAAAAGTATTCTTCTGGATCAACAACAAAGAAACTTTCGACAGCTTCGACGGTCTTCTTCTTCGCGGAGATAAAAACCCGAATACGAAAGGCTTGTTGAAAGTTCTTGAGAAGCACGGAATCACAGCGACTTGGGCGGATTTGTCTCAAGGTATCGCAAGTGGTTCTATCAAGACTGTTGTTGTTGCGGGCCCAGAAAACCAAGTGGTTTTCCCTGACTTCGCAGAGCGCGTGAAAGAGCTTTCTAAAGCTCACAACTTGATCTGGTTGCAAGCGGGTAAAAACGATGCGTTGATGGCTTTGGCTGGCAACGTATGGTTGATCCCAACAAAAACTTTCGTTGAAAAAGACGGAACTTTCATCAACCAAGCGGGTCTTGAACAAAAATTCAAGAAGGTAACAACAGTGGTTTCTGAGGCGTTGACGTTGACAGAAGCAGCATTGTTGCTTGCAGGTAAAAACTTGGCGATTCCAACAACAGCGCAACCGTTCATGCCGACAAATCAGCGTGCGGACCAAGTTGAATTGGAAGCTCGTAAGAAGAATGAATTTGTATTTAGAAGAGGTAGCCTATGA